From one Mesoplodon densirostris isolate mMesDen1 chromosome 19, mMesDen1 primary haplotype, whole genome shotgun sequence genomic stretch:
- the FCGRT gene encoding IgG receptor FcRn large subunit p51 isoform X2: MRVRRPQPWGLGLLLVLLPGTLSAESHRSLLYHFTAVSAPASGTPAFWVSGWLGPQQYLSYNNLRAEAEPYGAWVWESQVSWYWEKETTDLRYKEKLFLEALQVLGEGGPYTLQGLLGCELGPDNVSVPVAKFALNGEEFMTFDPKMGTWDGDWPESQTISVEWMQQPEAVSKEKNFLLYACPHRLLGHLERGRGNLEWKEPPSMRLKARPGSPGFSVLTCSAFSFYPPELQLRFVRNGMAAGSGEGDIGPNGDGSFHAWSSLTVKSGDEHHYRCVVQHAGLAQPLAVELESPAKSSVPVVGIVIGFLLLMTVAAGGALLWRRMRKGLPAPWISFRGDDIRALLPNPGLSKEAES, from the exons ATGCGGGTCCGCCGGCCTCAGCCCTGGGGGCTCGGTCTGCTGCTCGTCCTCCTGCCTGGGACGTTGAGTGCAG AGAGCCACCGCTCCCTCCTGTACCACTTCACGGCCGTGTCCGCCCCCGCCTCGGGGACTCCTGCCTTCTGGGTGTCGGGCTGGCTGGGGCCACAGCAGTACCTGAGCTACAATAACCTGCGGGCTGAGGCTGAGCCCTACGGCGCTTGGGTCTGGGAAAGCCAGGTGTCCTGGTATTGGGAGAAAGAGACCACAGACCTGAGGTACAAGGAGAAGCTCTTCCTCGAAGCTCTCCAAGTTTTAGGGGAAGGAG gtcccTACACCCTTCAGGGCCTGTTGGGCTGCGAGTTGGGCCCTGACAATGTCTCGGTGCCTGTGGCCAAGTTTGCCCTGAACGGCGAGGAGTTCATGACATTTGACCCCAAGATGGGCACCTGGGATGGGGACTGGCCTGAGTCCCAGACCATCAGTGTCGAGTGgatgcagcagcccgaggcggtCAGCAAGGAGAAGAACTTCCTGCTCTACGCTTGCCCCCACCGGCTGCTGGGGCATCTGGAGAGGGGCCGAGGCAACCTGGAGTGGAAGG AGCCACCCTCCATGCGCCTGAAGGCCCGACCGGGCAGCCCTGGCTTTTCTGTGCTCACCTGCAGTGCCTTCTCCTTCTACCCACCCGAGCTGCAGCTGCGATTCGTACGGAATGGGATGGCAGCTGGCTCTGGTGAGGGTGACATTGGCCCCAACGGGGATGGCTCCTTCCACGCCTGGTCTTCACTGACAGTCAAGAGCGGCGACGAGCACCACTACCGCTGCGTGGTGCAGCACGCAGGGCTGGCCCAGCCCCTCGCCGTGGAGCTGG AATCACCAGCCAAGTCCTCGGTGCCAGTGGTTGGAATCGTCATCGGCTTCTTACTGCTCATGACAGTGGCTGCAGGAGGAGCTCTTCTGTGGAGGAGGATGAGGAAGGGGCTGCCAG CCCCTTGGATCTCTTTCCGTGGGGACGATATACGGGCCCTCCTACCCAATCCTGGCCTGTCCAAGGAAGCTGAATCTTAG
- the FCGRT gene encoding IgG receptor FcRn large subunit p51 isoform X4: MRVRRPQPWGLGLLLVLLPGTLSAESHRSLLYHFTAVSAPASGTPAFWVSGWLGPQQYLSYNNLRAEAEPYGAWVWESQVSWYWEKETTDLRYKEKLFLEALQVLGEGGPYTLQGLLGCELGPDNVSVPVAKFALNGEEFMTFDPKMGTWDGDWPESQTISVEWMQQPEAVSKEKNFLLYACPHRLLGHLERGRGNLEWKEPPSMRLKARPGSPGFSVLTCSAFSFYPPELQLRFVRNGMAAGSGEGDIGPNGDGSFHAWSSLTVKSGDEHHYRCVVQHAGLAQPLAVELAPWISFRGDDIRALLPNPGLSKEAES, encoded by the exons ATGCGGGTCCGCCGGCCTCAGCCCTGGGGGCTCGGTCTGCTGCTCGTCCTCCTGCCTGGGACGTTGAGTGCAG AGAGCCACCGCTCCCTCCTGTACCACTTCACGGCCGTGTCCGCCCCCGCCTCGGGGACTCCTGCCTTCTGGGTGTCGGGCTGGCTGGGGCCACAGCAGTACCTGAGCTACAATAACCTGCGGGCTGAGGCTGAGCCCTACGGCGCTTGGGTCTGGGAAAGCCAGGTGTCCTGGTATTGGGAGAAAGAGACCACAGACCTGAGGTACAAGGAGAAGCTCTTCCTCGAAGCTCTCCAAGTTTTAGGGGAAGGAG gtcccTACACCCTTCAGGGCCTGTTGGGCTGCGAGTTGGGCCCTGACAATGTCTCGGTGCCTGTGGCCAAGTTTGCCCTGAACGGCGAGGAGTTCATGACATTTGACCCCAAGATGGGCACCTGGGATGGGGACTGGCCTGAGTCCCAGACCATCAGTGTCGAGTGgatgcagcagcccgaggcggtCAGCAAGGAGAAGAACTTCCTGCTCTACGCTTGCCCCCACCGGCTGCTGGGGCATCTGGAGAGGGGCCGAGGCAACCTGGAGTGGAAGG AGCCACCCTCCATGCGCCTGAAGGCCCGACCGGGCAGCCCTGGCTTTTCTGTGCTCACCTGCAGTGCCTTCTCCTTCTACCCACCCGAGCTGCAGCTGCGATTCGTACGGAATGGGATGGCAGCTGGCTCTGGTGAGGGTGACATTGGCCCCAACGGGGATGGCTCCTTCCACGCCTGGTCTTCACTGACAGTCAAGAGCGGCGACGAGCACCACTACCGCTGCGTGGTGCAGCACGCAGGGCTGGCCCAGCCCCTCGCCGTGGAGCTGG CCCCTTGGATCTCTTTCCGTGGGGACGATATACGGGCCCTCCTACCCAATCCTGGCCTGTCCAAGGAAGCTGAATCTTAG
- the FCGRT gene encoding IgG receptor FcRn large subunit p51 isoform X3 has translation MRVRRPQPWGLGLLLVLLPGTLSAGTPAQLLCSPVSPAESHRSLLYHFTAVSAPASGTPAFWVSGWLGPQQYLSYNNLRAEAEPYGAWVWESQVSWYWEKETTDLRYKEKLFLEALQVLGEGGPYTLQGLLGCELGPDNVSVPVAKFALNGEEFMTFDPKMGTWDGDWPESQTISVEWMQQPEAVSKEKNFLLYACPHRLLGHLERGRGNLEWKEPPSMRLKARPGSPGFSVLTCSAFSFYPPELQLRFVRNGMAAGSGEGDIGPNGDGSFHAWSSLTVKSGDEHHYRCVVQHAGLAQPLAVELAPWISFRGDDIRALLPNPGLSKEAES, from the exons ATGCGGGTCCGCCGGCCTCAGCCCTGGGGGCTCGGTCTGCTGCTCGTCCTCCTGCCTGGGACGTTGAGTGCAG GTACcccggcccagctgctctgttCTCCTGTGTCTCCGGCAGAGAGCCACCGCTCCCTCCTGTACCACTTCACGGCCGTGTCCGCCCCCGCCTCGGGGACTCCTGCCTTCTGGGTGTCGGGCTGGCTGGGGCCACAGCAGTACCTGAGCTACAATAACCTGCGGGCTGAGGCTGAGCCCTACGGCGCTTGGGTCTGGGAAAGCCAGGTGTCCTGGTATTGGGAGAAAGAGACCACAGACCTGAGGTACAAGGAGAAGCTCTTCCTCGAAGCTCTCCAAGTTTTAGGGGAAGGAG gtcccTACACCCTTCAGGGCCTGTTGGGCTGCGAGTTGGGCCCTGACAATGTCTCGGTGCCTGTGGCCAAGTTTGCCCTGAACGGCGAGGAGTTCATGACATTTGACCCCAAGATGGGCACCTGGGATGGGGACTGGCCTGAGTCCCAGACCATCAGTGTCGAGTGgatgcagcagcccgaggcggtCAGCAAGGAGAAGAACTTCCTGCTCTACGCTTGCCCCCACCGGCTGCTGGGGCATCTGGAGAGGGGCCGAGGCAACCTGGAGTGGAAGG AGCCACCCTCCATGCGCCTGAAGGCCCGACCGGGCAGCCCTGGCTTTTCTGTGCTCACCTGCAGTGCCTTCTCCTTCTACCCACCCGAGCTGCAGCTGCGATTCGTACGGAATGGGATGGCAGCTGGCTCTGGTGAGGGTGACATTGGCCCCAACGGGGATGGCTCCTTCCACGCCTGGTCTTCACTGACAGTCAAGAGCGGCGACGAGCACCACTACCGCTGCGTGGTGCAGCACGCAGGGCTGGCCCAGCCCCTCGCCGTGGAGCTGG CCCCTTGGATCTCTTTCCGTGGGGACGATATACGGGCCCTCCTACCCAATCCTGGCCTGTCCAAGGAAGCTGAATCTTAG
- the FCGRT gene encoding IgG receptor FcRn large subunit p51 isoform X1: MRVRRPQPWGLGLLLVLLPGTLSAGTPAQLLCSPVSPAESHRSLLYHFTAVSAPASGTPAFWVSGWLGPQQYLSYNNLRAEAEPYGAWVWESQVSWYWEKETTDLRYKEKLFLEALQVLGEGGPYTLQGLLGCELGPDNVSVPVAKFALNGEEFMTFDPKMGTWDGDWPESQTISVEWMQQPEAVSKEKNFLLYACPHRLLGHLERGRGNLEWKEPPSMRLKARPGSPGFSVLTCSAFSFYPPELQLRFVRNGMAAGSGEGDIGPNGDGSFHAWSSLTVKSGDEHHYRCVVQHAGLAQPLAVELESPAKSSVPVVGIVIGFLLLMTVAAGGALLWRRMRKGLPAPWISFRGDDIRALLPNPGLSKEAES; this comes from the exons ATGCGGGTCCGCCGGCCTCAGCCCTGGGGGCTCGGTCTGCTGCTCGTCCTCCTGCCTGGGACGTTGAGTGCAG GTACcccggcccagctgctctgttCTCCTGTGTCTCCGGCAGAGAGCCACCGCTCCCTCCTGTACCACTTCACGGCCGTGTCCGCCCCCGCCTCGGGGACTCCTGCCTTCTGGGTGTCGGGCTGGCTGGGGCCACAGCAGTACCTGAGCTACAATAACCTGCGGGCTGAGGCTGAGCCCTACGGCGCTTGGGTCTGGGAAAGCCAGGTGTCCTGGTATTGGGAGAAAGAGACCACAGACCTGAGGTACAAGGAGAAGCTCTTCCTCGAAGCTCTCCAAGTTTTAGGGGAAGGAG gtcccTACACCCTTCAGGGCCTGTTGGGCTGCGAGTTGGGCCCTGACAATGTCTCGGTGCCTGTGGCCAAGTTTGCCCTGAACGGCGAGGAGTTCATGACATTTGACCCCAAGATGGGCACCTGGGATGGGGACTGGCCTGAGTCCCAGACCATCAGTGTCGAGTGgatgcagcagcccgaggcggtCAGCAAGGAGAAGAACTTCCTGCTCTACGCTTGCCCCCACCGGCTGCTGGGGCATCTGGAGAGGGGCCGAGGCAACCTGGAGTGGAAGG AGCCACCCTCCATGCGCCTGAAGGCCCGACCGGGCAGCCCTGGCTTTTCTGTGCTCACCTGCAGTGCCTTCTCCTTCTACCCACCCGAGCTGCAGCTGCGATTCGTACGGAATGGGATGGCAGCTGGCTCTGGTGAGGGTGACATTGGCCCCAACGGGGATGGCTCCTTCCACGCCTGGTCTTCACTGACAGTCAAGAGCGGCGACGAGCACCACTACCGCTGCGTGGTGCAGCACGCAGGGCTGGCCCAGCCCCTCGCCGTGGAGCTGG AATCACCAGCCAAGTCCTCGGTGCCAGTGGTTGGAATCGTCATCGGCTTCTTACTGCTCATGACAGTGGCTGCAGGAGGAGCTCTTCTGTGGAGGAGGATGAGGAAGGGGCTGCCAG CCCCTTGGATCTCTTTCCGTGGGGACGATATACGGGCCCTCCTACCCAATCCTGGCCTGTCCAAGGAAGCTGAATCTTAG